One Aquamicrobium sp. genomic region harbors:
- a CDS encoding DUF1499 domain-containing protein → MAAFPQRRVSKTAGWARRLSAFSLVLLVTAGVGHRYGLVETFGFLWTLVLVAALALAGLILAVGGFSQLWRNGDKAGKASLAATVLSLIVLAPYAVAGWLYLTLPALTDVSTDLDEPPAFVIAPRLRTAQMNVIGPVTAEAAALQMRTYPDVAGRRLDASVERVLAALAPVVAARGWRVHGPMPTSAGGRTEISIEMEAPSLLLRFPADAVLRLTDEEETTFVDMRMASRYGPHDLGSNARRINGFMAALAAELERQSLEIIDIPPSDGNENTVD, encoded by the coding sequence ATGGCGGCATTTCCGCAGCGCAGGGTCTCGAAGACGGCCGGGTGGGCGCGCCGCCTCTCGGCCTTCTCGCTCGTGCTTCTCGTCACGGCGGGCGTCGGCCACCGTTACGGGCTGGTCGAGACGTTCGGCTTCCTGTGGACGCTGGTCCTCGTGGCGGCGCTCGCCCTCGCCGGTCTCATCCTCGCCGTCGGCGGCTTCTCGCAACTGTGGCGCAACGGCGACAAGGCCGGCAAGGCCTCGCTCGCCGCGACGGTTCTGTCGCTGATCGTGCTCGCGCCCTATGCCGTCGCCGGCTGGCTCTACCTCACGCTGCCGGCGCTAACGGACGTCTCGACCGACCTCGACGAGCCGCCCGCCTTCGTGATCGCGCCGCGCCTGCGCACGGCGCAGATGAATGTCATCGGCCCGGTCACGGCAGAAGCGGCGGCACTTCAGATGCGCACCTACCCGGACGTGGCCGGCCGGCGCCTCGACGCCTCGGTCGAGCGCGTTCTGGCGGCGCTGGCACCCGTCGTTGCCGCACGCGGCTGGCGGGTCCACGGCCCGATGCCGACATCGGCCGGCGGGCGGACAGAGATCTCCATCGAGATGGAAGCGCCGAGCCTTCTCCTGCGCTTTCCCGCCGACGCGGTGCTGCGCCTGACGGACGAGGAGGAAACCACCTTCGTCGACATGCGCATGGCCTCGCGTTACGGCCCGCACGACCTCGGCTCGAACGCGCGGCGCATCAACGGCTTCATGGCCGCCCTCGCCGCCGAGCTCGAGCGCCAGTCGCTGGAGATCATCGACATCCCGCCCTCAGACGGGAATGAAAACACCGTCGATTGA